The proteins below are encoded in one region of Candidatus Hydrogenedentota bacterium:
- a CDS encoding tetratricopeptide repeat protein produces the protein MKAQSQSFRFKRALCGVLGLLLVFAAGCAGSGGKRVDAAVPPEKRLADARKAVARHPNDPDALYRMGNALFDLQRYQDAATAYEGVLAIDPKHVAAHVNLGLSLKRLNRLPEAIAHYEAALALAPDDRVTLCDLAAAQESKGDLEEAAKTLSRLVELQPDDIQVLSRQANVLFKLGRYDEAAGVFEKVIKKDPGLSDDYYNLGLCHFHQANYDAALRTWLAALAHEPRNRSVNKGLAVLYWKRHEYRQAWEAVARCRSMGIPLDPEFLDNLRNDSGLSGPPSGK, from the coding sequence GTGAAAGCGCAATCGCAATCTTTCCGTTTCAAGCGGGCGTTATGCGGCGTTCTGGGGTTGTTGCTCGTTTTCGCGGCGGGGTGCGCCGGTTCGGGCGGCAAGCGCGTGGATGCCGCCGTTCCGCCGGAAAAGCGGCTCGCCGACGCGCGCAAGGCCGTGGCGCGGCATCCCAACGACCCGGACGCGTTGTACCGCATGGGCAACGCGCTTTTCGACCTCCAGCGTTACCAAGACGCCGCAACGGCCTATGAAGGCGTGCTGGCGATCGATCCGAAACACGTCGCCGCGCATGTCAATCTCGGCTTGTCCCTGAAGCGCCTCAATCGTCTGCCGGAAGCCATCGCGCATTATGAGGCGGCGCTTGCCCTTGCGCCGGACGATCGGGTGACGTTGTGCGATCTGGCCGCCGCGCAGGAATCCAAGGGCGATTTGGAGGAGGCCGCGAAAACGCTCTCGCGGCTGGTCGAACTTCAGCCGGACGATATCCAGGTTTTGTCGAGGCAGGCCAATGTCCTGTTCAAGTTGGGTCGTTACGATGAAGCCGCCGGTGTTTTCGAAAAGGTAATCAAGAAGGATCCCGGACTTTCCGACGATTATTACAATCTCGGCCTGTGCCATTTCCATCAGGCGAATTACGATGCGGCGCTGCGCACGTGGCTGGCCGCGCTGGCCCACGAGCCGCGCAACCGTTCCGTCAACAAGGGATTGGCGGTCCTGTACTGGAAACGCCACGAATACAGGCAGGCATGGGAAGCGGTTGCCCGCTGCCGGAGCATGGGCATCCCGCTCGATCCCGAATTCCTCGACAATCTCCGCAACGATTCCGGCCTGTCCGGTCCTCCCTCCGGGAAATAA